From a region of the Hymenobacter jejuensis genome:
- a CDS encoding SOS response-associated peptidase — translation MCGRYTTIIPAPVLEERFDATFDGSAPGSSYNAAPSQRLPVITNAEPGKIQLLQWGLLPGWVKDVKQAPKPINARAETLPEKPSFRQLLQRKRCLVLADSFYEWQQNTRGKVPHRILLRDEQPFAFAGLWDEWLDRATGEILPTYTIITTEPNELMATIHNRMPVILQGREAELAWLDDDVSVAAHQDLLRSYPAADMREYVISSLVNSPAHNSPEVLEPAVA, via the coding sequence CCTTCGACGGGTCGGCTCCGGGCAGCAGCTACAATGCGGCGCCTTCGCAACGGCTGCCGGTCATTACCAACGCCGAGCCCGGCAAAATTCAGCTGTTGCAGTGGGGGTTGTTGCCGGGGTGGGTAAAAGACGTGAAGCAGGCGCCCAAGCCCATCAACGCCCGCGCCGAAACGCTGCCTGAAAAGCCGTCTTTTCGGCAACTCTTGCAGCGGAAGCGTTGCCTGGTGCTGGCCGACAGCTTCTACGAATGGCAGCAAAATACGCGCGGCAAGGTTCCGCATCGCATTTTGCTGCGTGACGAACAGCCTTTTGCCTTTGCTGGCCTCTGGGACGAATGGCTCGATCGCGCTACCGGCGAAATATTACCTACGTACACCATCATCACGACGGAGCCCAACGAACTGATGGCCACGATTCATAACCGCATGCCGGTCATTTTGCAGGGTCGTGAGGCCGAATTGGCATGGCTCGACGACGACGTATCGGTGGCGGCACACCAAGATCTGCTGCGGTCTTACCCGGCCGCCGACATGCGCGAATACGTCATTTCTTCGCTCGTCAATTCGCCGGCTCACAACTCCCCGGAAGTACTAGAGCCGGCCGTCGCCTGA